From Pseudomonadota bacterium, a single genomic window includes:
- a CDS encoding accessory factor UbiK family protein gives MLDPQKIDELATALNRLVPESLREAGDDFKANFRAVAQSWFDRLDLVTREEFDAQQAVLARTRQKLDELEKRLADASE, from the coding sequence ATGTTGGACCCGCAAAAAATTGACGAGCTGGCGACAGCACTGAATCGCCTGGTGCCCGAATCGCTGCGTGAGGCAGGCGACGACTTTAAGGCCAACTTCCGGGCCGTCGCTCAATCGTGGTTTGACCGGCTGGATCTGGTCACGCGCGAGGAGTTTGACGCACAGCAGGCGGTGCTGGCCCGCACGCGTCAAAAGCTGGATGAGCTGGAAAAACGGCTGGCGGACGCATCGGAGTAA
- a CDS encoding ammonium transporter, with product MEQLAQVSYALDTFYFLVCGALVMWMAAGFTMLESGLVRSKNTTEILAKN from the coding sequence GTGGAACAACTGGCGCAGGTAAGTTACGCCCTGGACACTTTTTACTTTCTGGTTTGCGGGGCGCTGGTCATGTGGATGGCGGCGGGCTTTACGATGCTCGAGTCGGGCCTGGTCCGATCCAAGAACACCACCGAGATTCTGGCCAAGAACA